The following are encoded in a window of Flavobacteriales bacterium genomic DNA:
- a CDS encoding WG repeat-containing protein: MKNYITIILFLCSSQIFGQNNELFRIVENGKIGYINVKGETIIHPKYIEASVFSEGLASFRINGQYGFINSKDEIILPAIYDFVGSFRNGIVDVYNDNEVRFINKKGERVLPKDFKSIRFIDKNNCVFTTTKGKSGIYNFTNSSIIFQSKNYHIGDFSNGLAVVTKNRNKNPKYGVIDKKGNFIVKFGKYSNIKKFKNGYATVDIDDKKNKDEVIDGVINTNGDLLFKRPHENNSYLDKDFHNGFSIVKLYKYWIPEKNGVLSSEKSYQGFVNLNGEVVFNDTLIKYVYDFSDNRAFIEDHDRNYYVVDTNFNILNEKPFENVKDNGFRNGYAIVESDKGWGIIDVNMNYVVKPEFEYIHGLGINDNLFFFGIEESDYSRLYGIKNLKGKTICPPIIEDLNAKGFQNGLLKVVINKKLAYLNLNGDIVWQKKQSNSKKSNHVNITHLNRGYFYAYSKVTDAENNSGGWAVSHNEPAPLKSNQKNKLAVIVEDLKLYIRNYSKDTIEFNAQDSRLYMKLQAKNKNGVWKDIEYLPSSWCGNSYHRIELPPNNYWQFDLPKYEGDFKTLFRAELMYINPTTKKEKVIYSNEFDGHVNPGQFWRMPEYTPRGIMDPYYD; this comes from the coding sequence ATGAAAAACTATATTACAATCATACTGTTTCTTTGTTCTAGCCAAATTTTTGGACAAAATAATGAACTCTTCAGAATTGTCGAAAATGGCAAAATTGGATACATAAATGTTAAAGGGGAAACTATTATTCATCCAAAGTATATTGAAGCAAGTGTTTTCAGTGAAGGGCTAGCCTCTTTTAGAATAAACGGTCAATATGGATTTATTAATTCTAAAGATGAAATAATTTTACCAGCGATTTATGATTTCGTAGGTAGTTTTCGCAATGGAATTGTAGATGTTTACAACGACAACGAAGTCCGGTTTATAAACAAAAAGGGTGAAAGAGTTTTACCCAAAGATTTTAAATCTATTCGTTTTATAGATAAGAACAATTGTGTATTTACAACTACAAAAGGAAAATCAGGGATCTACAACTTTACTAATTCTTCAATAATTTTTCAATCAAAAAATTATCATATTGGTGACTTTAGCAATGGTTTAGCTGTTGTTACAAAAAATCGGAATAAAAACCCCAAGTATGGAGTGATTGATAAAAAAGGAAACTTTATTGTCAAATTCGGGAAGTATTCTAATATTAAAAAATTTAAAAACGGCTATGCTACAGTAGATATTGATGATAAAAAAAATAAAGATGAAGTCATTGATGGTGTAATTAATACAAACGGTGACTTATTGTTTAAAAGACCTCATGAAAACAACTCATATCTTGACAAAGATTTTCACAATGGATTTTCAATTGTCAAACTATATAAATATTGGATACCTGAAAAAAATGGAGTGCTTTCCTCTGAAAAATCTTATCAAGGATTTGTGAATTTAAATGGTGAAGTTGTATTTAATGATACTCTTATAAAATACGTTTATGACTTTTCAGACAATAGAGCTTTTATTGAAGATCACGATAGAAATTATTATGTAGTTGACACAAATTTCAATATTCTAAACGAGAAACCATTTGAAAATGTAAAAGATAATGGATTTAGAAATGGATATGCAATTGTAGAATCTGATAAAGGTTGGGGTATTATTGATGTGAATATGAATTATGTTGTAAAACCAGAGTTTGAATATATTCATGGTTTAGGAATAAATGATAATCTATTCTTTTTTGGAATTGAAGAGTCTGATTATTCACGACTTTACGGTATTAAAAACCTAAAAGGAAAAACAATTTGCCCACCTATCATTGAAGATTTAAATGCAAAAGGATTTCAAAATGGTCTGCTTAAAGTAGTTATAAATAAAAAACTGGCTTATCTGAATTTGAATGGAGATATTGTTTGGCAAAAAAAGCAATCAAACAGTAAGAAAAGTAATCATGTAAATATTACACATCTTAACAGAGGGTATTTTTATGCATATTCTAAAGTAACTGATGCTGAAAATAATAGTGGAGGCTGGGCAGTATCACATAATGAACCTGCTCCCTTAAAATCAAATCAAAAAAATAAATTAGCCGTAATAGTGGAGGATTTGAAGCTTTATATCCGTAATTATTCCAAAGACACAATTGAATTCAACGCTCAAGACAGCAGACTTTACATGAAACTACAAGCCAAAAACAAAAATGGTGTTTGGAAGGATATTGAATATCTACCAAGTAGTTGGTGCGGTAATAGCTATCATAGAATAGAACTGCCACCTAACAATTATTGGCAATTTGATTTACCGAAATATGAAGGCGATTTTAAGACTTTATTTAGGGCAGAATTAATGTATATCAATCCTACCACCAAAAAAGAAAAAGTCATTTACAGTAATGAATTCGATGGACATGTAAATCCAGGGCAGTTTTGGAGAATGCCAGAATATACTCCAAGAGGAATTATGGATCCATATTATGATTAA
- a CDS encoding DUF481 domain-containing protein has product MTRIFWVFTFFLMTVSSSYGQILNIESIRQKEQNKRWVGSVKLNVQLLENKNSFVLVTNRIRLQYKKDKVLVLGMNDYNLKTSNDKEIVKNGTQHIRLNYDLKSRLKLEAFGQNQFDEIRDLESRILLGVGLRYKLSKHEKYRVYTGLSIMQEWEKVKNEDRFDDLRLSTYVSFSFFFNEHVSLVNTTYFQPNLSDFSDYRVSTDMMLVLKIFKNLAFNTSLLWSYDAQPPVNIPKVLYKFTNGLVYTF; this is encoded by the coding sequence ATGACTCGCATATTTTGGGTGTTTACTTTTTTCTTGATGACAGTTTCATCAAGTTACGGACAGATTTTGAATATTGAATCAATTAGGCAAAAAGAGCAGAATAAAAGATGGGTAGGAAGTGTAAAACTTAATGTTCAATTGCTTGAAAATAAGAATAGTTTTGTTTTAGTGACCAATAGGATTCGTTTGCAATACAAAAAAGACAAAGTTCTGGTTTTGGGAATGAATGATTACAACCTGAAAACGTCTAATGACAAAGAAATTGTAAAGAACGGAACGCAGCATATTCGTTTGAATTATGATTTAAAGTCTCGATTAAAACTTGAAGCTTTTGGGCAAAATCAATTTGATGAAATTCGAGATCTTGAATCTAGAATATTACTAGGCGTTGGTTTAAGATATAAATTATCAAAACACGAAAAATACAGAGTATATACAGGGTTAAGCATCATGCAAGAATGGGAAAAAGTGAAAAATGAAGATCGTTTTGATGATCTTCGTTTAAGTACTTATGTGTCTTTTAGCTTTTTCTTTAATGAGCATGTTTCTTTGGTAAATACCACGTATTTTCAACCAAATTTGTCAGATTTTTCAGACTATCGTGTGAGTACAGATATGATGCTTGTACTGAAAATCTTTAAAAATTTAGCGTTTAATACGAGTTTGCTATGGAGTTATGATGCACAACCACCCGTAAATATTCCTAAAGTATTATACAAGTTTACCAATGGACTGGTTTATACTTTCTAG
- a CDS encoding PhnA domain-containing protein, which produces MNLIQALEDRSGNCCELCGNTENLSGKIIEPRKEEIPENQVVFCQECWSQYNGDSDVEPNHWRPLNESMWNETNAVKVVAYRMLKRLEQENWASGLIDMLYLEEEIQEWAEWQPVAKLIHKDAHGNVLEAGDTVTLVKDLQVKGSGSFKAKQGYAVRRIRLDQNDAGYIEGKVEGQTIMIKTEFVKKQPKNQ; this is translated from the coding sequence ATGAATTTGATCCAAGCTCTAGAAGATAGAAGTGGGAATTGTTGTGAACTCTGTGGGAATACAGAGAATTTATCTGGAAAAATTATAGAACCAAGAAAAGAAGAAATTCCAGAAAATCAAGTCGTTTTTTGTCAAGAATGTTGGAGTCAATATAATGGTGACTCTGATGTAGAACCCAATCATTGGAGACCTTTGAACGAAAGCATGTGGAATGAAACAAACGCTGTAAAAGTGGTTGCATATCGTATGTTAAAAAGATTGGAGCAAGAGAATTGGGCATCAGGATTAATAGATATGCTTTACCTTGAAGAAGAAATTCAAGAGTGGGCAGAATGGCAGCCTGTAGCTAAGCTGATACATAAAGACGCTCATGGAAACGTGCTAGAAGCAGGAGACACAGTAACACTTGTAAAAGATCTTCAAGTAAAAGGAAGTGGAAGCTTTAAAGCAAAACAAGGTTATGCCGTTAGAAGAATTCGATTAGACCAAAATGATGCAGGTTATATTGAAGGAAAAGTAGAAGGGCAAACCATTATGATAAAAACAGAGTTTGTAAAAAAGCAACCAAAAAATCAATAA
- a CDS encoding phage holin family protein, protein MKTILKLLFTALIVLVLAEYMPGVQVQGWKSSLIVALVLAILRIFVRPIMVLLTLPITIFSLGLFLLVINAAIILLVDSLISGFHVDGFWWAFLFSILLSVLQSLFYAFIEEK, encoded by the coding sequence ATGAAAACAATTTTAAAATTATTATTTACCGCCTTAATCGTGCTCGTGTTGGCAGAATATATGCCCGGTGTTCAAGTTCAGGGGTGGAAATCTTCACTAATTGTTGCCTTAGTTTTAGCAATTTTGCGAATATTTGTACGCCCAATAATGGTGCTACTTACTTTACCTATTACAATCTTTAGTCTTGGACTATTTCTTTTGGTAATTAATGCAGCAATTATTTTATTGGTTGATAGTCTAATAAGTGGTTTTCATGTTGATGGATTTTGGTGGGCTTTTCTGTTTTCCATTTTATTATCAGTATTACAATCCTTATTTTATGCATTTATTGAAGAAAAATAA
- a CDS encoding aspartate kinase → MKNISDVVEKYLKDKPYLAEALSEGLINISSLARKIQPEIDRALGIESGIPAISMAIKRLDLTVQNRIASRMKTVIDHLGDIIVRTDLSGFTYANSPKLESKKTEILMSSNISDENFCTICQGVFESNIISSQKMKEKIQNTLANEELISMRDNMVSLTIRLPKENSNLPGLYYFFFRHFAWNNINILEVISTTNEFTVVVDESMLERAFSTIKNIKTSLT, encoded by the coding sequence ATGAAGAATATTTCAGATGTTGTAGAAAAATACTTAAAAGATAAACCATATTTAGCAGAAGCGCTTTCTGAGGGATTAATCAATATATCTTCTTTAGCAAGAAAAATTCAACCAGAAATTGATCGAGCATTAGGGATAGAAAGCGGAATCCCTGCAATCTCAATGGCTATTAAAAGGCTAGATCTTACAGTTCAAAATAGAATTGCTAGCAGGATGAAAACTGTTATTGATCATCTTGGGGATATAATTGTAAGAACCGATCTCAGCGGATTTACTTATGCAAACTCTCCTAAACTTGAATCAAAGAAAACAGAAATTTTGATGAGCTCAAATATCTCCGATGAGAATTTTTGCACTATTTGTCAAGGAGTGTTTGAAAGTAATATTATTTCTTCGCAAAAAATGAAAGAAAAAATACAGAATACCCTTGCTAACGAAGAGTTGATTTCTATGAGAGACAATATGGTATCTTTAACTATTCGTCTCCCAAAAGAAAATTCAAATTTACCAGGCTTATACTATTTCTTTTTCAGACATTTTGCATGGAACAATATCAATATTCTTGAAGTTATTTCTACAACGAATGAATTCACTGTTGTAGTAGATGAATCAATGCTTGAAAGAGCTTTTTCTACCATTAAGAACATAAAGACTAGCCTAACTTAG
- a CDS encoding HU family DNA-binding protein codes for MNKSELIDVMAADAGISKAAAKKALESFTNAVSTSLKGGDKVALVGFGSFSVSRREERQGRNPQTGKAITIPAKNLVKFKAGSDLSDSVN; via the coding sequence ATGAACAAATCAGAACTTATTGATGTGATGGCTGCAGATGCAGGAATTTCAAAAGCAGCAGCTAAAAAAGCATTAGAATCTTTTACAAACGCCGTTTCTACTAGTCTAAAAGGTGGAGATAAAGTTGCTCTTGTAGGATTCGGTTCTTTCTCTGTATCAAGAAGAGAAGAAAGACAAGGAAGAAACCCACAAACAGGAAAAGCAATTACTATTCCAGCGAAAAACCTCGTAAAATTTAAAGCGGGTTCTGACTTAAGTGATAGCGTAAACTAA
- a CDS encoding zinc dependent phospholipase C family protein has product MKYNTESLIFLLCICFLPQYKLQAWGFFGHKKITEWAIYSLPETELFNFYQTHQLAVIDQSIKPDQRKNVDQFEFCKHYLDADTMDLKTLWEKDWGSCTSDISCYSQGIVPFAVLGSYNHLVNAFRKKDTSLIIFHSGELAHYVSDMCVPLHTTQNYDGQENGWDGIHRFWETVLYEKFYPQIDCWEIEIRAEGNVKEVIQEVIIDSHKKVEPLYESLEELKKEMPNKVFGFNSRKGKLEKGFSSEFMNAFFKKNHILLQSSVQQSIELIAFMWQKAHKESLNTKDFERIPINYQGEKSAKIPQRHHE; this is encoded by the coding sequence ATGAAATATAATACTGAATCTCTGATATTTTTACTGTGTATCTGTTTCTTGCCGCAATACAAATTACAGGCTTGGGGCTTTTTTGGTCATAAAAAAATTACGGAATGGGCAATATATAGTTTGCCTGAAACAGAATTATTCAATTTTTACCAGACTCATCAATTAGCGGTGATTGATCAAAGTATCAAGCCCGATCAAAGAAAGAATGTAGATCAATTTGAGTTTTGTAAGCATTATTTGGATGCCGACACAATGGATTTAAAAACGTTATGGGAGAAGGATTGGGGTTCCTGTACTTCTGATATTTCATGTTATTCACAAGGAATTGTCCCCTTTGCTGTTTTGGGATCCTATAATCATCTAGTGAATGCTTTTAGAAAAAAGGATACAAGTCTTATTATTTTTCATAGTGGAGAACTTGCACACTATGTTTCTGATATGTGTGTCCCTTTGCATACCACTCAAAATTATGATGGTCAAGAAAATGGCTGGGATGGTATTCATCGTTTTTGGGAAACCGTTCTCTATGAAAAATTTTATCCGCAGATAGACTGCTGGGAAATTGAAATTAGGGCAGAAGGAAATGTAAAAGAGGTGATTCAAGAAGTAATTATAGATTCTCACAAAAAAGTAGAACCATTGTATGAATCCCTAGAGGAGTTAAAGAAAGAAATGCCTAATAAAGTATTTGGCTTTAATTCCCGAAAAGGAAAGCTTGAAAAGGGATTTTCATCTGAGTTTATGAATGCTTTCTTCAAAAAGAACCATATTCTCCTACAAAGTAGTGTTCAACAATCAATAGAATTAATAGCTTTTATGTGGCAAAAGGCACACAAGGAATCGCTAAATACAAAGGATTTTGAGCGTATTCCCATAAATTATCAAGGTGAAAAATCGGCTAAAATCCCCCAAAGACACCATGAATAG
- a CDS encoding DUF4056 domain-containing protein gives MKNWILYVFLTLFLISSSLLAKAPIIPSNKIKKNPKKVIRVCCSFGDGIKMKAFPFKKISSITAYPLIGNHKYLGSPKENNGIIYTQKGGFIDLAHTRDYVDWTAYWYSFIHYYNDLDTIIVKKLGKEAGSKTIQIDLRKKLSENEMISLAGSIAYDLSIWHEVSTWFGASSVPLIHEKNSSFSPEDQYSNLLGVVIGMEAIKSPLDFNTAVTQILDRYLLKMIPSVTIEETKNAFKKVDQLWWDSRKSIPNRDLVLKRYINTQNELLPWLISSHSEPIPLKIPLDFNDSLKKCAIFKVKTNHLIKKNSDLKKLGIGRVISNLDFPVILRYLEKEIEAIEQKY, from the coding sequence ATGAAAAATTGGATTTTATATGTATTTCTGACCCTATTTTTGATTAGCTCGAGTCTTCTTGCGAAGGCTCCCATTATTCCGAGCAATAAAATTAAGAAAAATCCTAAAAAGGTGATTCGTGTCTGTTGTTCCTTCGGTGATGGTATCAAAATGAAGGCTTTTCCGTTCAAAAAAATTTCATCAATTACGGCATATCCGCTAATTGGGAATCATAAATACTTAGGTTCACCAAAGGAGAATAATGGAATTATTTATACGCAAAAAGGTGGATTTATTGACTTGGCACATACAAGAGATTATGTTGATTGGACTGCTTATTGGTACTCTTTTATCCATTATTATAATGACCTGGATACTATTATTGTAAAAAAATTAGGGAAAGAAGCAGGTAGTAAGACAATTCAAATAGATTTACGAAAAAAACTTTCTGAAAACGAAATGATTTCTTTAGCAGGAAGTATTGCGTATGACCTCTCCATTTGGCATGAAGTATCTACTTGGTTTGGAGCCTCCTCTGTTCCGCTTATTCACGAAAAAAACTCAAGCTTTTCACCTGAAGATCAATACTCCAATCTTCTTGGTGTTGTTATAGGAATGGAAGCAATAAAAAGCCCTTTAGACTTCAATACAGCGGTAACGCAAATACTCGATAGATATCTTTTAAAGATGATTCCTTCTGTAACAATTGAGGAAACAAAAAATGCATTTAAAAAAGTGGATCAACTATGGTGGGATAGTCGAAAGAGTATTCCCAATAGAGATTTGGTACTCAAAAGATATATTAACACTCAAAACGAATTACTTCCTTGGCTTATTTCCTCACATTCAGAGCCTATTCCTCTTAAAATTCCATTAGATTTTAATGATTCTTTAAAAAAATGTGCAATCTTCAAAGTAAAAACGAATCATTTAATAAAGAAAAACAGTGATCTCAAAAAACTCGGCATTGGGAGGGTGATAAGTAATCTTGATTTCCCTGTGATTTTAAGATATTTGGAAAAAGAAATAGAAGCCATCGAACAAAAATATTAG
- a CDS encoding YitT family protein, translating to MFKNINWNKELMNLAFILLGAILVGAGVVGFLSPNKIATGGTAGLAIVLYYLFKIPMGILLLLVNAPLLLVSIRYLGKQFAIRTILAILMLSISIDFFNEVIHLEALSENLLLSTIYGGLLSGLGIGLIFLGEASAGGGTIIAKIVCSKTTFKPGTIILAIDIVVVILAAVVFKNLELALWSMISIYATSKFIDLIVTGRRQNKVVHIASENPHELQIKILEEMGINGTIIQGDRLDYSHNRKIIFLSVNKNRIMNLKKLVQENEPNARMVVFEATELLSGTK from the coding sequence AATAAGGAATTAATGAATCTTGCATTCATTCTTTTGGGAGCCATTCTTGTAGGTGCCGGAGTTGTTGGTTTTCTTTCACCCAATAAGATTGCAACGGGCGGTACGGCAGGACTTGCAATTGTTCTTTATTATCTTTTCAAAATCCCCATGGGTATTCTTCTCCTTTTGGTAAATGCACCACTTTTGTTGGTGAGTATAAGGTATTTGGGGAAACAATTTGCTATAAGGACAATTCTTGCCATTTTGATGCTCTCAATAAGTATCGATTTTTTTAATGAAGTGATTCATTTAGAAGCATTGAGTGAAAATTTATTGCTTTCCACAATCTATGGTGGTTTACTTTCTGGTTTAGGGATCGGACTTATTTTTTTAGGTGAGGCATCTGCAGGCGGAGGAACCATTATTGCTAAAATAGTTTGTAGTAAAACTACTTTTAAACCAGGAACCATAATTTTGGCTATTGATATCGTTGTAGTTATATTGGCAGCAGTTGTGTTTAAAAACCTAGAGCTTGCACTTTGGAGTATGATTTCTATTTATGCAACTTCTAAGTTTATTGATCTCATTGTAACAGGTAGGAGGCAAAATAAAGTAGTGCATATTGCCTCAGAAAATCCACACGAACTACAAATAAAGATTCTTGAAGAAATGGGAATTAATGGTACAATCATCCAAGGAGATCGATTAGATTATTCTCATAATAGAAAAATCATTTTTCTATCGGTAAACAAAAATAGAATTATGAATCTAAAAAAATTGGTACAAGAAAATGAACCCAATGCCAGAATGGTCGTTTTTGAGGCAACCGAATTATTGAGTGGAACGAAATAG